AGTTATCGCAACTTCAACGACCGATGCCGGAGACTTGCCGCAGTGTTGGTCGAGCTTGGCGTCGGCACAGGCGATACGGTGTCTGTCATGGCGCCCAATGTGCCGGCCATGCTGGAGGCGCATTTCGCGGTGCCGATGATTGGTGCGGTGCTCAATACGATCAACACGCGGCAGGATGCGGCGCATGTGGAGTTCATCTTTCGCGCGGCGCAACCAGCGGTCGTGATCGCCGATGTTGAATTCGCAGACATCGTACGGACGGCCCTGATTTCCGCAGGCCACGATTGCCCGATGATCCGGGCCGATGACGCCGCGAAGGATCTTTCAGGTGAGAAAACACTGGATTACGAAACGACACTTGCCAAGGGCGCCTCGCGGAGCGTCGCCGCGACCTTGGAGGCCGAGACAGCTCCAATAGCGTTGAACTACACATCCGGGACGTCTGGAACACCAAAGGGCGTGCTCCATTCGCACCGGGCGGCTTATCTCAATGCACTGGGCATCGCGCTGCTGTGGAACATGCCGACATGGCCGGTTTTTTTGTGGATCGTGCCGCTGTTCCATTGCAACGGCTGGTGCATGTCGTGGGCTGTTACCGCGCGGGCGGGCACGCATGTGCTGCAACGCAAGGTCGAGGCATCCCGGATATTTGAGGCAATCGAGGCCGAAGGCGTTACCCATCTGGCTTGCGCGCCGACCGTGTTGGGAATGCTCCTGGCCGATCCTGCGGCGGAAGGGCGGCATGGGGCACACACGGTCGAGGTGGCTACGGGTGGCGCGCCACCCAGCCGCCGATGGATCACCCGCATGAGTCAGCTTGGCTTCAACATCACCCAGCTTTACGGGATGACCGAGACGCTCAGCAATTCTGTCTATTCCGCTCCGACGGCGGATTTTGGCCGGCAGGACGAGGATGCGCGCGTGGCGCATCTCAGCCGCCAAGGCGTTGCGCAACTGGCTGTCGATGAGGTTTGCCTGCGCGATCCGCAAACCGGTGCAGCCCTGCCTCATGATGGGTGCACCACTGGCGAGGTCTGCATCCGCTCTAACACCGTAATGAGTGGGTATTTCGATGACCCCGATGCGACGGACGCGGCGCTGAAGGGCGGTTGGCTGCATACCGGCGATCTGGGCGTGATCCATCCCGACGGCTATCTCGAACTTCTGGACAGGGCCAAGGACATCATCATTTCCGGCGGCGAGAACATCGCATCGGTCGAGGTGGAAAGAGTGCTGGCTCATCACGACGCAATCGAGGAAGTGGCCGTCGTGCCCATGCCCGATGCGAAATGGGGCGAGGTGCCATGCGCCTTCATCCGACTGAAGGCCGGTGCGACCCTGGATGCCGCAACGCTTGATGCGTGGTCTGGCGAGCGGCTGCCTGGCTTCAAGCGTCCAAAGCGATACGATTTCGTAGAGCATTTTCCCTATTCCGGAACCGGAAAAGTGCAAAAAACCGCGCTGCGCGAGATGGCTCGCCTAGCAGCTGAAGATCAAACCCAAAAGGAGACTACAAGATGCTCAACGATGTGAACATTGAGGGCCTTTTCGAGGCACGCGACGCAATCGAGGCGGATCCTGCCAAGGGCATCGCCAAATACGGCGTTGCCCTGATCTGGGACAAGGGGGTGCGCGCCACCGTCAACACGCTGCCGATGCATGTTGGTGGCGAGAAGATCGCACGCGGTTTCACCTGGGTCGTGGACGAACCGCCGCAGCTTCTGGGCGAGTCGAAAGGGCCGACGCCACAGGAATACCTGATGTCGGGCGTCGGCGCCTGCATCATGGTGGGGTTTGTCGTGCATGCGTCGGTCAAGGACGTTGCGCTGCGCTCGCTCAAGGTGACGATGACCGGTAGTCTCGATCTGGCCGGTTTCATGAACATCCGCGAGGACGCTGAGGTGAAAATGAAGGGCCTCGATTACCACATCGAGGTCGATGCTGACGCCGATGACGCGATTCTGGCCGAAATCGAGAAGGCCGCAGTCGAGTTCAGCCCCAACGCCATGACGGTCGCGCATGGCGTGCCGGTTCGCGGGCGCGTCACGCGCAAGGTGGAGGTCGCATGAAGAGCGAAGTCACCTCCGAGATCAGAGACAACATCGGCTGGATCACGCTGAATCGGCCAAAAAAGATCAATGCGTTGTCCGCAGAGGTTGTCGGTGCGGCGCGCGAGGCCGTCGAGGCGTTCGAGCGGGATGACGAGGTCAAGGTGATCGTGCTGACCGGGGCCAACGGGAACTTCTCGGTTGGCTACGATATCGCACAGGAGGTCGAGATGGGCATCTCGCGCCCTGAGGACTGGCATGTCGGACTGACCAACAATGTCGGTCTCAGCATGGCCGTCTGGGGCTGCAAGAAGCCGGTGATCGGCGCGGTTGACGGTTGGTGCCTTGCCGGTGCATGTGAACTGGCGATGGCCTGTGATATGATCGTTGCCACCGACCGGGCCAAGTTCGGCGAGCCAGAGATACGCTTCGGGTCGGGGCCTGTGACGCTGCTCATGCCCTTCGTGCTGGGCCAGAAGAAGACGATGGAGCTTCTGCTGACCGGCGACACCATCGACGCGACCGAGGCCGAGCGGATCGGGATGATCAACAAGGTCGTCGCGCCCGAGGAGCTGGACGAAACGGTCCAGAAGCTGGCCGCGAAGATCGCGCTGACGCCGCTCGTCACGCTGCGGTTGACCAAGACGGCATTGACCCGCGCCTACGAGGCGATGGGTCTTCGCAACGCGGTAAACGTCAATCTCGACCTCGCCGCGACACTCAACGCCGCCGAGGCACCGGAAAAGGCGCAGTTCGTGGAATTGGTGCGCACCGAAGGGCTGCGCAAGGCGCTGGATTACCGCGACAAGCGCTATGGCGCGCTGACCGACAAGTGAGGGACCAAGGGGCCGCCGTCCATGTCACGGCGGCCTCCACAACGGGAAAGAAGAACGGCAAGGGAGCAATACGATGATCGGCCAGGCCATAGCCAAAACGCATGATGCAACGGGCGGGCACGGCGCCGTTCATGCGCAGGACGTCGTGAAACGCTATGGCGATTTCACCGCGCTCAAGACAATCTCACTGACCATCGGCCATAACGAATTTTTCACCCTGCTCGGCCCCTCGGGCTGTGGCAAGACGACGCTGCTGCGCATGATCGCTGGGTTCGAGAGCGTCACCGAGGGCGAGATCCTGCTTTACGGTGAAGAGATCAAGAAATTGCCAGCGCATAAGCGCCCGGTCAACACCGTGTTCCAGAACTACGCGCTGTTCCCGCACATGACGATCCTCCAGAACGTCATGTTCGGGCTGGAAATGCGCGGCACGTCGAAATCTGATGCACGCACGAAATCGGGCGAAATGCTCGAGCTGGTGCATTTGAGCCAGTACGCCGAACGCAAGCCCTCGCAACTGTCGGGCGGCCAGCAACAGCGCGTTGCGCTGGCCCGCGCACTGGCGCCCCAGCCGAAGGTGTTGCTGCTGGATGAGCCGCTTTCGGCGCTGGACCTCAAGCTGCGCCAGGCGATGCGCGCCGAGTTGAAGGAGCTTCAACAGCAGACCGGCGTGACCTTCATCTTCGTCACCCACGACCAGGACGAGGCGCTGACCATGTCCGACCGTATCGCCGTGATGTCGGCGGGCGAGCTTCAGCAGTTGGGCAGCCCACGCGAGATCTATGAACAGCCGCTGAACCGCTTTGTCGCCGATTTCATCGGTGAGACGAACCTGCTGGGCGCGACAATAGAGGGCATCGACGGCACGACTGCGCGATGCCGCATCGAAGGGGGCTATGCTGTGGACTGCCCCACGACAACGCGTGCCGCGGAGGGCGCGAAGGTTCATCTATCGATACGTCCCGAGCGGATTTCGCTCAAGGCAGACGGCACCACCGGAGAAGGGTTGAAGGGCATAATGCGCGACGCCGTCTATTCCGGCTCGAATTTCGAATGTGCGGTGCAACTGGAAAACGGCCCGGTTGTGAGAGTGCTGACGCCCAATTCTGGCCTCGGATTGCGTTCGGTCTTTCAGCCCGGCGCCACCGTCGAGGTGCATCTGGAGTCAGGCGCTGCGCGCCTGTTGGCTGACTGATGGCGGGCGGTTCGACCTCCGGCAGCGGCGTCAAGACCGACGTTTATCACGGCGTGCGGCGTTGGCTGCTTCTACCGTCATGGCTGGTGTTGGCGATCATCGTCGTCGCGCCGCTTTGCATCATGCTGATCTATTCGTTCCTCACCAAGGAGTTCCGCGGGGGCGTGGAATGGAAATTCTCACTGGACGCCTATGACCAGTTCTTTTTCAATCGCGGGCTGTTTGGGGACGCTCCACCCAGTATCGAATGGACCTATATCGGAATCTATGGCCGCTCGATCCTGCAAGCCTTCATCGCCATGATCGTCAGCCTTCTGATCGGTTTTCCCACAGCGTATTTCATCGCCACGCGAGCGTCCCGTGCCCGAGCGACCTGGGTGTTCCTGATCACCATTCCCTATTGGGTCAATTTGTTGATCCGCACCGTTTCGATGAAGTTCCTGCTTCGTGATGAAGGCCCGCTCAACGCGTTCTTGATCTGGACCGGGTTGATCGACGATCCCCTGAAGATCGTCAATACCAACCTCGCAGTGCAATTGGGCCTGTTCTACAGCTACCTGCCGTTCATGGTGCTGCCGATCTACGCCGCGATCGAGCAATACGACCATCGCCTGTCCGAGGCGGCCGCAGATCTATACGCGGATCGCTGGACGACGCTGCGCCGGGTGATCCTGCCCGCGGTTAAGCCCGGCGTCGTGGCAGGCTGCATCTTGGTATTCATCCCGTCACTTGGTTCCTTCCTGGCACCGGACCTTCTGGGAGGGGCACGCAACTTCATGATCGGCTCGCTCATTGAGGATCAATTCAAGG
The genomic region above belongs to Aquicoccus sp. G2-2 and contains:
- a CDS encoding ABC transporter ATP-binding protein, translating into MIGQAIAKTHDATGGHGAVHAQDVVKRYGDFTALKTISLTIGHNEFFTLLGPSGCGKTTLLRMIAGFESVTEGEILLYGEEIKKLPAHKRPVNTVFQNYALFPHMTILQNVMFGLEMRGTSKSDARTKSGEMLELVHLSQYAERKPSQLSGGQQQRVALARALAPQPKVLLLDEPLSALDLKLRQAMRAELKELQQQTGVTFIFVTHDQDEALTMSDRIAVMSAGELQQLGSPREIYEQPLNRFVADFIGETNLLGATIEGIDGTTARCRIEGGYAVDCPTTTRAAEGAKVHLSIRPERISLKADGTTGEGLKGIMRDAVYSGSNFECAVQLENGPVVRVLTPNSGLGLRSVFQPGATVEVHLESGAARLLAD
- a CDS encoding ABC transporter permease, with amino-acid sequence MAGGSTSGSGVKTDVYHGVRRWLLLPSWLVLAIIVVAPLCIMLIYSFLTKEFRGGVEWKFSLDAYDQFFFNRGLFGDAPPSIEWTYIGIYGRSILQAFIAMIVSLLIGFPTAYFIATRASRARATWVFLITIPYWVNLLIRTVSMKFLLRDEGPLNAFLIWTGLIDDPLKIVNTNLAVQLGLFYSYLPFMVLPIYAAIEQYDHRLSEAAADLYADRWTTLRRVILPAVKPGVVAGCILVFIPSLGSFLAPDLLGGARNFMIGSLIEDQFKGQAGNWPFGAAASMILFSMVLLVLTVVARRQAKTAKAEESA
- a CDS encoding OsmC family protein, producing the protein MLNDVNIEGLFEARDAIEADPAKGIAKYGVALIWDKGVRATVNTLPMHVGGEKIARGFTWVVDEPPQLLGESKGPTPQEYLMSGVGACIMVGFVVHASVKDVALRSLKVTMTGSLDLAGFMNIREDAEVKMKGLDYHIEVDADADDAILAEIEKAAVEFSPNAMTVAHGVPVRGRVTRKVEVA
- a CDS encoding enoyl-CoA hydratase/isomerase family protein, whose product is MKSEVTSEIRDNIGWITLNRPKKINALSAEVVGAAREAVEAFERDDEVKVIVLTGANGNFSVGYDIAQEVEMGISRPEDWHVGLTNNVGLSMAVWGCKKPVIGAVDGWCLAGACELAMACDMIVATDRAKFGEPEIRFGSGPVTLLMPFVLGQKKTMELLLTGDTIDATEAERIGMINKVVAPEELDETVQKLAAKIALTPLVTLRLTKTALTRAYEAMGLRNAVNVNLDLAATLNAAEAPEKAQFVELVRTEGLRKALDYRDKRYGALTDK
- a CDS encoding AMP-binding protein produces the protein MIEMPASTDANFVPLSPLSFLKFAARTYPDRTAWIYEGRRTSYRNFNDRCRRLAAVLVELGVGTGDTVSVMAPNVPAMLEAHFAVPMIGAVLNTINTRQDAAHVEFIFRAAQPAVVIADVEFADIVRTALISAGHDCPMIRADDAAKDLSGEKTLDYETTLAKGASRSVAATLEAETAPIALNYTSGTSGTPKGVLHSHRAAYLNALGIALLWNMPTWPVFLWIVPLFHCNGWCMSWAVTARAGTHVLQRKVEASRIFEAIEAEGVTHLACAPTVLGMLLADPAAEGRHGAHTVEVATGGAPPSRRWITRMSQLGFNITQLYGMTETLSNSVYSAPTADFGRQDEDARVAHLSRQGVAQLAVDEVCLRDPQTGAALPHDGCTTGEVCIRSNTVMSGYFDDPDATDAALKGGWLHTGDLGVIHPDGYLELLDRAKDIIISGGENIASVEVERVLAHHDAIEEVAVVPMPDAKWGEVPCAFIRLKAGATLDAATLDAWSGERLPGFKRPKRYDFVEHFPYSGTGKVQKTALREMARLAAEDQTQKETTRCSTM